The Canis lupus baileyi chromosome 33, mCanLup2.hap1, whole genome shotgun sequence region CTTTCCATCTTGCTTTCAATTTAATACCACCAGCAAACCTGGTTAGTGTCTTCTTCATGCaagaattttcaaatatgttaagGAACCTAGGAAACATGTTTTTCATGGTAGGGAACGTCATATAAATCAGTGGGTGTATTTTCCACTTCtgcagtagaaaaaaaattagtaagccGAACCTTCAAGAAGATAGATGAGTATTGTAGACAGGGTATACTTGAGTTAGAGACATAGTTTGGGCCTCTCTTggttagtattctttttttttaatttgaataaagtTGCTAATTGTGAATacctatattttgaaataaagtatttGCTTTTGATAGTTAAATTTATGTTCTagctcaaatatattttttaaatgaaaaccatTGATAttactctctttttaaatcataGTCATCAGAGTTTAGAGTGTCAGAGCCAAAAAGCTAAGGTAAAAGTTTAGAAATTTCATATCACTTACCACAAAGCCTTTAAGCTGTGATGACTATCACAGAGTCTAAGGTGTACTGTGCTTTTTTGCAAGAATGTCATGGCTAAAAAGCATTCTTAAGTGGTGTCATTTTATTATTCCTAGTATACTTATTCTTAGCTTGCCAccactgttttgtatttttacagACCACACCTTTTATAGAAAATACAATAGTCTTATAGTTGAAATTGGCACCATTTAATTGTAAGCCAGATTCACTAATTATAGAGAAATTTAAACTTAAAGTTTGGTAGTTAAATATGAAGTTTTTCAAGTAATTGCATAAGATAAAGAGTTGTCTGTGTAGGAAATTATGTCTTCTAAGTGTAATGTGTTTATGAAGTAGTCTACgtattctaatatttaaaattctcttaaaaagGGTTAAGTTTTTAGTAAAAGTAATTAGTAAAGTAATTAATagtaaaatattagatattttacttctgtaatattaaatttttacCATAAACTATAAATATcttatgtataaatattatttattctgttccttatttatttttaaggatttatttttttgagaaaaaagagtgctcatgcacatgcatggggacaggacagagggagagaatctcaagctgattccctgctgaggatggagccccagtgtgactcagtctcacaacccataagattgtgacctgagcctgaatcaaaaccaagagtcagacacttaaccattgagccactgagATGCCCCTTATTCTGTTCTTTATATATGCGGATGACCCATAGTCTTAGAAAATGCATTACAAATAATGTTTTTAGtgatcattaaaaaaacacattatgtGATCATTACTATGCATTAGATACTTTGGGGAAAACACTTAACATATgttataaatcttatttattcctcAAAACAATTCTTTAAAGTAGATGCAATCCTCTTTTCTCAGATGGGTAAAATTGAGATTTGGAGTAGTTAAATGACTTGCATGAAACACACACTAAGTAAAGGATGTCATGCTTGAAACTActacatgtctgttttttaaaGCCAGGGTTAATATTAATCCTATCATGTTCTTCACTGGGCAAAAACTCTTCTAGTATACTGAGACAGTTTTGGTAGTGTAGCTTATTAAAATGACAACAGTCCAGTGGCATTCTGATAGTGCTGTGATTTTCTAGCAATGAGTTACACCCAGGAGATGTTGCCACCCACATCTGATACTCTGAGCACTTTCTCTGCTTGGATCTTATGGCAATAGTATGCTGGTCCAGAGTTAGGCTCCTTTTTCTCTCCCGGAATTAGACTCATAGCTTCCAAAAGTTTGCATTTGTCTTGTTTTGGGGAGAGGTGGGAGAGAACTGAGTATTTGTTATGGTCAGTAGATCTTAGGCTGAAGTGttaatatacattataaattccttaatatttctttgttaACAGAAAAATGAACTCTTAGCAAACTCAGAGTTCAAATCCTTTtcacataaattatttcatttaatgcttAGAACAATGCCACTTTATGTGTGgtactctcattttataaatgaaaaaacaggCTCAGTGAAGTTGACTTGTCCAAAATCACGGATCTGTGAAATCATTGAGCCAGGATTTATATCTTGGTGttttgataaacattttattgGTTTCTCATATACCACAGTTCTTATTTCCTACACAGTTGACCCTGTGACCCTAACTTTATTTAGGATGAGGGGTATCTATACACATGAATGAGAAAACCATAGAAAGTAACAGTTCTGACCTTTTTCAAAATTGCATTTGAAATTGCTGACTTAGCCTGTACTAAACCATCCTTAGTTCCTGAGTGTAGTGAAGATaggttttttctaattttgtgaaaGACGATACATTTTGACAACATACCGATATTTAATAGTGGTTGTGAATATAGTCCATACCTGTATTTTGTTAGGCATAAGATAGAAGAACAATACaagtaatttcaaaaaatttttaaaccccTGTGAGTTTTtcaattctcattattttccgtcttactcttttccttttttttatggtGGAATCTCTCTTCTGCTGCCTTCTTCTGTCAATTAAAAGGAAAACCCCACCCAAACGGTAAACTTTCTCTTGAATAGATACTTATATGTACTATTATTTTATGTAAgcatataaatacttttttttttttttactagtttaaGAGAAAGCAAGTCTACTCTATTACAGAAGGAtgcctttttaagaaaattgagaCTAAGTTCACTTTCTTGGACaagcaaaagatataaaaaagaacattgaTATTAAGTGTATATATTATAAGTAATTTGGCAGAGGATATTTTATccttaatataatataaaattttttaattctttccttccttttaatccTAGCCCACCGAGAAAACACATTGTGGAGCGCAATACAGAGTTTTATCACATACCAACTCATAGTGATGCCAGCAAGAAGAGACTGATGGAGGACACTGAAGATTGGCGTCCAAGGACTGGAACGACTCAGTCTCGCTCTTTCCGGATCCTTGCCCAGATCACTGGGACTGAACATCGTAAGTGAATACCTAAGGATTTTAAGAATGTTCTTTGCCATAGAGAATAGCAATTAGACAGATGGGCAGTTATTGGAAAACAGTAATTTTCCTGAGTCAGTTTGCTCTTAAATTATGCCATGCATAATGTGGGTAATGTAAATAAGAAGCTAGCCCAGGAGAGTTGTATTGAAAAGTGTAGCagtagaagcagcagcagcagtagtacTTATTATAGTATGTAGCCAGTGACTGCAAGATATGGAATGTTTTTTAGTGGCTCTGTGCAGCTTGACCATATGGTATTAATTGGTACAGGTAATTACCTAAGtgatttttcaagttaaaaaagtAAACTAATATTGGATATTGCTTATTATATTTCAGTGAAAGAATCGGACACTGAAAATACTAAGAAGGCAAAGTAAGTTGTCCATTTTTTTGGTACATTGAATGCTTTCCTTTCATGAATGGTCTCGGtttgttttttcacattttcaagtGTAATGgtatggctttttgtttttgtaactaGAAGCTAAGCATTTAACTTTGGTATCTTTTGTAGGACTTAACTGTGGGACTTAAAAAACGTacagatttttatattaatagataTTATCTACATTTCACATAaggttaattttcttttgtaattgaAATAAGTGGGCAGAAGAGTATATATGGGGATGCTTTTGCTAACACTACAGATCTCTGTGAATGAGTTTGTGTTGTCTTGTAGTAATTTTATTTTGGGCACAGAAATGGATGTTCCAGGAGGGCTCTATGgattaatttctgtatttttaaaaatgttccaccCGTGAAATCTTTGCTATTAAGTACAATAGCTCAGTGAAATTAAGCTGTTCTAAAGCATGCTTTCTGCATGATGTACTAAGTGTAGaaactttctctttcttatgactCTTCTAtcacttctctcttcttttcttttcttttctttttttttatttccacagGGAAAAGATACCCCTTCACGTCTTTAGTCCCAAATACACAAAATTACGTGACTGGCACCATGAAGTTTCAGCACGTGCTCTTAACGTACAGTGATTTATGAGTCTTGCCCCCCAAGCAACCAGCATATACCTTTTcattcaccttttcttttttccaacctCATAGCAAAATCTGTATTAAATTTGCCttacaaaaaaatagaacctTTTCTATACTTTTCTAACCATTTTCTGCTGTCATGAAAAAGAGGAAGATGAAATTGTTTTGTGCTAGTCAGTAGCtcacaaatattaaataagagaGCAAATTAAGAGACTCCAGTCTATTCAGTGGTTTTATATCTGTATCCTTTGTTATTAGGGTACTGA contains the following coding sequences:
- the PDLIM5 gene encoding PDZ and LIM domain protein 5 isoform X23, with amino-acid sequence MSNYSVSLVGPAPWGFRLQGGKDFNMPLTISSLKDGGKASQANVRIGDVVLSIDGISAHGMTHLEAQNKIKGCTGSLNMTLQRASATPKPEPVPVQKKTQVTNNPGTVKTPPKRPPRKHIVERNTEFYHIPTHSDASKKRLMEDTEDWRPRTGTTQSRSFRILAQITGTEHLKESDTENTKKAKEKIPLHVFSPKYTKLRDWHHEVSARALNVQ